The following proteins are encoded in a genomic region of Phragmites australis chromosome 9, lpPhrAust1.1, whole genome shotgun sequence:
- the LOC133928692 gene encoding CASP-like protein 4B4, whose amino-acid sequence MADAGADLEKAAAAPAQGQGASADGGGVVGAVLRRWRTQDLLDRSGSALRAAAWALSLLAFLVMVFNEHGDWRQFDHYEEYRYIVAIGLLAFIYTTLQLVRHGLRLTGGQDLHAKTGLLVDFVGDQVTAYLLMSALSAAIPITNRMREGEDSVFTDSSAASISMAFFAFVCLALSALISGFKLVKQTYI is encoded by the exons ATGGCCGACGCTGGCGCCGACCTCGAGAAGGCCGCGGCCGCCCCGGCCCAGGGCCAGGGCGCCTctgccgacggcggcggcgtggtggGAGCCGtgctgcggcggtggcggacgCAGGACCTGCTGGACAGGTCCGGCTCCGCGCTGCGCGCTGCGGCATGGGCGCTCTCCCTGCTGGCGTTTCTCGTCATGGTCTTCAACGAGCACGGCGACTGGAGGCAGTTCGACCACTACGAGGAGTACAG GTACATTGTCGCGATCGGGCTACTCGCCTTCATCTACACGACGCTGCAGCTTGTCCGGCACGGCCTCCGCCTCACTGGCGGCCAGGACCTGCATGCCAAGACCGGCCTCCTCGTCGACTTCGTCGGGGACCAG GTGACCGCCTACCTTCTGATGTCGGCGCTATCCGCCGCGATCCCGATCACCAACCGCATGCGCGAAGGCGAGGACAGCGTGTTCACCGACTCGTCGGCAGCGTCCATCAGCATGGCCTTCTTCGCCTTCGTGTGCCTCGCCCTCTCCGCTCTCATCTCTGGCTTCAAGCTCGTCAAGCAGACCTACATATGA